The following coding sequences lie in one Prevotella sp. oral taxon 299 str. F0039 genomic window:
- a CDS encoding helix-hairpin-helix domain-containing protein — MKLKYFFYLQRSDRRALSLLFIGICVVAVIFLVGKKHLLSHPNTNISNTNTKQITDKSSPNTTPNTYYNEQEGIAIHLQKFDPNTADSTLLLSLGLQPWQVKNIYRYRAKGGIYRQASDFAKLYGLTLKQYRMLEPYISISSDYQEASNFIHSDKSKQNDSTHFTYKLRANEQILLNSADTNELKKVPGIGSFFAREIVRYRSRLGGFYSEKQLNEIENFPSEAVPYLKINPNDIQPLHINQLSLNQLKRHPYFNFYKARAIIDYRRIKGAVKNINELQQLKEFSQQDIERLKPYIVF; from the coding sequence ATGAAACTGAAATATTTCTTTTATCTTCAGCGATCGGATAGGCGTGCCCTTTCGCTTTTATTCATCGGCATTTGCGTTGTTGCTGTTATTTTTCTTGTGGGCAAAAAGCACCTACTCTCACATCCTAACACCAACATTAGCAACACCAACACAAAGCAAATCACAGATAAAAGTAGCCCCAATACCACCCCAAATACTTATTATAACGAGCAAGAAGGTATTGCCATTCACTTGCAAAAGTTCGACCCTAACACTGCCGACAGCACTCTACTACTTTCTTTAGGATTGCAACCTTGGCAAGTGAAAAACATCTATCGTTATCGAGCTAAGGGCGGAATATATCGCCAAGCCAGTGATTTTGCCAAGCTCTACGGACTCACCTTAAAGCAATATCGTATGCTAGAGCCTTATATCTCCATATCTTCCGACTATCAAGAAGCCTCTAACTTTATTCATTCCGACAAGTCCAAACAAAATGATTCCACTCATTTTACCTATAAGCTACGTGCCAACGAACAGATTTTACTGAACTCTGCAGACACCAACGAGCTGAAAAAAGTACCAGGAATTGGTTCTTTCTTCGCCCGAGAGATTGTTCGTTACCGCTCACGTTTAGGCGGTTTCTATTCTGAAAAGCAACTCAACGAAATCGAGAACTTTCCCTCTGAGGCAGTCCCCTACCTCAAAATCAACCCCAACGACATTCAACCTTTACATATCAACCAACTCTCTTTAAATCAATTAAAACGTCACCCCTACTTTAATTTTTATAAAGCTCGAGCCATAATCGATTATAGAAGGATTAAAGGAGCAGTTAAAAACATTAACGAACTGCAACAACTAAAAGAATTTTCTCAACAAGATATTGAGCGATTAAAGCCCTATATTGTATTTTAG
- the prfB gene encoding peptide chain release factor 2, with the protein MITAEQLKDIQERADALHAYLNIEEKKVEFEEEQLRTQAPDFWDDVERAQEQMKKVKGIEKWLVGYKEVRLLADELQLSFDFFHDEMVSESEVDETYKKALQAVEALELMNMLRQKEDPMDCVLKINSGAGGTESQDWASMLMRLYMRWAESHGHKVTISNLQEGDEAGIKSVTMEIEGGEFAYGYLKSENGVHRLVRVSPFNAQGKRMTSFASVFVSPLVDDTIEVYVDPSKVSWDLFRSGGAGGQNVNKVETGVRLRYQYTDPDTGVEEEILIENTESRKQLENRNNAMRLLKSQLYDRAMKKRLEAQAKIEAGKKKIEWGSQIRSYVFDDRRVKDHRTNYQTTDVDGVMNGKIDEFIKAYLMEFPVNDEQ; encoded by the coding sequence ATGATTACGGCAGAACAACTCAAAGATATACAAGAAAGAGCAGACGCACTCCACGCCTATTTAAATATAGAAGAGAAGAAAGTTGAATTCGAAGAAGAGCAACTTAGAACACAAGCACCCGATTTTTGGGATGATGTTGAGCGTGCACAAGAGCAAATGAAGAAGGTAAAAGGCATCGAAAAGTGGCTCGTTGGCTACAAAGAAGTGCGCCTTTTGGCTGATGAATTGCAACTATCTTTCGACTTTTTTCACGACGAAATGGTTTCTGAAAGCGAAGTAGATGAAACCTACAAAAAGGCTCTTCAAGCTGTAGAAGCATTGGAGTTGATGAACATGTTACGCCAAAAAGAAGACCCAATGGATTGTGTTCTAAAAATCAACTCAGGTGCTGGAGGTACTGAAAGCCAAGACTGGGCATCGATGTTGATGCGACTTTATATGCGATGGGCAGAGTCTCACGGGCATAAAGTCACCATAAGTAATCTTCAAGAAGGCGACGAAGCGGGCATAAAGAGCGTTACTATGGAGATTGAAGGAGGCGAATTTGCTTACGGTTACTTGAAAAGTGAGAACGGAGTGCATCGACTTGTACGTGTATCTCCATTCAATGCGCAAGGAAAAAGAATGACTTCGTTTGCCAGTGTTTTCGTTTCACCCCTCGTAGACGATACTATTGAGGTGTATGTAGACCCTTCTAAGGTTAGTTGGGATCTCTTTCGAAGTGGAGGAGCTGGTGGACAGAACGTCAATAAGGTTGAAACAGGAGTACGATTGCGCTACCAATATACCGATCCCGACACTGGAGTTGAAGAGGAAATATTGATTGAAAACACCGAAAGTAGAAAACAATTAGAAAACAGAAATAACGCTATGCGCTTGCTAAAGTCGCAACTTTACGACCGAGCAATGAAGAAACGACTCGAAGCTCAAGCAAAAATAGAAGCAGGAAAGAAAAAGATTGAGTGGGGAAGTCAAATCCGTTCTTATGTATTTGATGACAGAAGAGTGAAAGATCATCGCACTAATTACCAAACAACTGATGTAGATGGCGTGATGAATGGTAAGATAGACGAATTCATTAAGGCTTACTTAATGGAGTTTCCAGTGAATGATGAGCAATAA
- a CDS encoding CYTH domain-containing protein codes for MSGLEIERKFIVSKAKAFKSLAFAHQTIKQGYIPCQDATVRIRTKGEKSFLTIKSRSVDGGLSHYEFEKEITHEEAENLFKLCKGGMIDKERFFIKSGEHTFEVDEFYGDNEGLIMAEVELSSIDEPFIKPDFIEKEVTGDKRFYNSFLLHLPFKLWKDKWEEEQLQNKEP; via the coding sequence ATGAGTGGCTTAGAAATAGAAAGAAAGTTTATTGTGAGCAAGGCAAAAGCATTTAAAAGCCTTGCCTTTGCTCATCAAACCATTAAGCAAGGCTATATTCCTTGCCAAGATGCAACCGTTAGAATAAGAACAAAAGGCGAAAAATCGTTCCTCACCATCAAGTCTCGTTCTGTCGATGGAGGACTTTCTCACTATGAATTTGAGAAAGAAATCACCCACGAAGAGGCTGAAAATCTGTTCAAATTGTGCAAAGGTGGAATGATAGATAAAGAGCGATTCTTTATTAAAAGCGGTGAGCATACCTTTGAAGTAGACGAGTTTTATGGCGATAACGAAGGCTTAATTATGGCAGAAGTAGAGCTTTCGAGCATCGACGAGCCTTTCATTAAGCCCGATTTCATCGAAAAAGAGGTTACAGGCGACAAGCGTTTCTACAACTCTTTCTTGCTACATCTCCCCTTTAAGCTATGGAAAGATAAGTGGGAAGAGGAGCAATTGCAAAACAAAGAGCCATAA